The window TCCTGTTCCGGCCTTTTTGCTTGGGTGCGAAGAAGTTGGCGCTCACCTCCTGGCCAGGTTGTGCTGGTGAGCCAGTGCGCGCTGGATGGCATCCAGTATTTCGTCGAGGCGTTTGCCGAGGTCCTCGGCAAGAAACCGGAGCACGAAGTAGCCGTGTTCCTGCAGCGCGACATCCTTGCGCCGGTCCCGCCGGTAAGCCTGGGCATCCGCCAGGTGCTGCCCCCCGTCCAGTTCGATTACCAGCCGGGCGGCTTCGCACAGCAAATCAACTTCCATCCTCCCCTTCGCATCGAAGGGGATTGGGAGTTCCGCGTTGAGCTGGAAGCAGTCGGCGGTCGCCTCGAGCGTTTGCAGGCGCCGAAAGAGAAACGCTTCCGTTGCGCTTCGAGCCCGAGCCACGCCCTCTATCCCGGGCTTTGGTGCCTGGGCCGCATGGAGGAACAAGTTCGCCAGGGGGACATCCACGCCATCGCGCACCAGCCGCTGAACACTCGCGGCGTACTCCCGCTTCCACTCCGGATCTATTGGCAGCGGCACCTCCGCGGGCCAGCCGGGAACGGCGCTGCCCGGCAGCAATAGCGTGTACCCGGCGGCTTCGTAACCTGTGCAGCGTCGGTCGAACATGCGTGCCAGCATTGGCACGTTCAAGTCTGCGTAATCATACACCTGCACCTCGCGCTTGCCTTCGTGCAGCCGGTGCAGCCGCCCCACATACTGCGCGATGGTCCCCCGCCACGAGATCGGCAACGTCAGAAAGAGCGTGTCCAGCCGCGGTTCATCAAAGCCCTCGCCGATATACCGCCCTGTTGCCAGCAACACACAGCCGTCTTCCGCTGGCACTTGGGCGAGCGAAGCCATCGCCGCCCGAATAGCCTTTCTTCCCATGCCCCCTTGCAGGGTGATGACGTGCGGGATCGTCTTCGCCAGTTCCTCGGCCAAGAGTCGCAGATGCTCCGTCCGCTCGGTCAGCACCAGCGGAAACCGACCCGCTTTGACCGCAGCGATTACGTCGGCGCAGATCATTTGGTTGCGGGTGGGCGTCTGCATTAGCGCCGCGGTCAGCTTCTGGAACTCGACGCGCGAATCTGCCGCCGAAATTTCCGTGGCGCGAAAGTTCGTCGGGCGCACCACGACATGATGAGCGAACGGCCGAAGAGCCGCCTGCTGCCGGGCGCTGACACGGTAGCGCACCGGTCCGCATTGCATGAAAATGATCGGTTGATGGCCGTCCTTGCGCGTGATAGAGGCGGAGAGGCCGGTCACGTAGCGCGCCTTGGCGCGACGGGCGACCAGTTCAAAGCTGCTTGCCGGGATGTGGTGGCACTCATCTACCACCAGGTGGCCGTAGGATCCGACACAGTCATGCACGAGACCCTTCCGAACCAGGCTTTGCATGAGGGCCACGTCAATGCGACCGGTGAGGTTCTTCCGACCACCTCCAAGCCGTCCGATAGATTTGGCCGGCACGTCGAGAAAAGACGCCAGCCGTTCCACCCATTGTTCCAGCAGTTGCTGGCGGTGCACGAGAACCAGGCTGTTGACGCCGCGGCGCGCGATAAGCCAGGCTGCAAGAACGGTTTTGCCAAAGGCTGTAGTGGCGGCCAGGACCCCAATATCGTGAGCCGCCATGGCGTTCGCCGCCAACTGCTGTTCCGGCCGCAACTCACCGTGGAAACACACATCGAGTGGTGTGCCGCCAAAGCGTTCGTCGCGCAGGGCCGCTTCGATGCCCAGAGAGTAGAGCAGATCTTGCGTCTCCCCCAGGCAGCCCCGGGGCAGTTCCAGATGCTTCGGCCCGTCCTCGGCGCAATGGATGATGCGCGGTTTGCCGAAGGTGGGCAGCCGCATGCTTTGCGCCCGGTAGAATTCAGGATTTTGGAACGCAGCCAATCGCAGCAGTCGGTTGTGCAGCCCCGGCGGAAGACGCTCTTTGGCGATGTAGATCTGATCGCCGAGCACCAGTTCAAGGGTCATGGGCAAAGGCCCGACTATGGGCGGTTCCTTCCGCCGACGTGACGGCGGAGCGGTCCACGGAAGATCATCCTCCTCCTCGAAGGCCAGGCGCACGCCGGTGATGCGCCCCCGGCGCTCAGCGTCGCGTGCCAGGGATTCTGGTTGTGCGCGGCTGATCTTCTTGGCGGAGGAAAGAACCGCCCATTGGTCTTTGTAGGGCTGGAGGTGCTCGTCCAGGAAAACGCTATTGCCCG of the Candidatus Paceibacterota bacterium genome contains:
- a CDS encoding DUF559 domain-containing protein — its product is MQVTDEVIRQHLSGQDERGREFVMGLYPMLADETCSVLAIDLDGEAWQEDARALQETCERLGLPVALERSRSGKGGHFWFFFAEALPASTARNVGSHLLTETMEGRPEIGLASYDRLFPNQDTLPKGGFGNLIALPLQKKPRAAGNSVFLDEHLQPYKDQWAVLSSAKKISRAQPESLARDAERRGRITGVRLAFEEEDDLPWTAPPSRRRKEPPIVGPLPMTLELVLGDQIYIAKERLPPGLHNRLLRLAAFQNPEFYRAQSMRLPTFGKPRIIHCAEDGPKHLELPRGCLGETQDLLYSLGIEAALRDERFGGTPLDVCFHGELRPEQQLAANAMAAHDIGVLAATTAFGKTVLAAWLIARRGVNSLVLVHRQQLLEQWVERLASFLDVPAKSIGRLGGGRKNLTGRIDVALMQSLVRKGLVHDCVGSYGHLVVDECHHIPASSFELVARRAKARYVTGLSASITRKDGHQPIIFMQCGPVRYRVSARQQAALRPFAHHVVVRPTNFRATEISAADSRVEFQKLTAALMQTPTRNQMICADVIAAVKAGRFPLVLTERTEHLRLLAEELAKTIPHVITLQGGMGRKAIRAAMASLAQVPAEDGCVLLATGRYIGEGFDEPRLDTLFLTLPISWRGTIAQYVGRLHRLHEGKREVQVYDYADLNVPMLARMFDRRCTGYEAAGYTLLLPGSAVPGWPAEVPLPIDPEWKREYAASVQRLVRDGVDVPLANLFLHAAQAPKPGIEGVARARSATEAFLFRRLQTLEATADCFQLNAELPIPFDAKGRMEVDLLCEAARLVIELDGGQHLADAQAYRRDRRKDVALQEHGYFVLRFLAEDLGKRLDEILDAIQRALAHQHNLARR